Genomic window (Synergistaceae bacterium):
TGAGAATCCTGTAGTACTCGCCAAGAGAGGACAGGGCAATTAGTCCCGCAACGAGCGTCCACGCGTAATGCCCGAGATATATCGACCCGATAATCACCACAACTACGCCTACACTGCTCAGGGCACGAAGACGAAGCTCCTGCTTCTCAGCTCTTGAGCCCGCCATAACGACGCTCCCTTCCTGCGTAATCTGCAAGTGCCTTCTTCAGCTCAGCTTCCCCGAAGTCAGGCCAGTGTATGTCCGTGAAATAATATTCACTGTACGCGCTCTCCCACAGCCAGAAGTTGCTTAGTCTCAGTTCTCCGCTCGTCCTGATTATCAGGTCTGGGTCGGGCACGTCGGGAAGGTAGAAGTGTGCCCTGAGGTCAGGCTCTGTTACTTGGCCGGAGTGCCCCGAAGCCATCAAGTCGTTCACTGCGTCGAGAATCTCTGCTCTTCCGCCGTAGTTTATGCACAGTATGAAGTCCAGTATCTTCTCGTCCTTCGTGTAGTCCTCCGCCCAAGCCATACGCTCGCGGAGCACGTCGGGGATTCTGTCCTTGCGCCCGCAGAAACGTATGCGCGCACCTTCCGCCTTGACCTCATCAACCTTCCTCCTAAGGTAGTAGTCGAACAGCCTCATCAGCCCCGTAACTTCCATCACAGGCCTGTTCCAGTTCTCGGTTGAGAATGCGTACACGGAGAAGTAACGTATCCCCTCGCGCTTCACCAGCCTCACCATGTCCTCGAGTTTGCGGAGACCGGCTCTGTGCCCCATAAGGCGGGGAAGGTTTCTGCGCTTCGCCCAGCGTCCGTTTCCGTCGAGAATTATCGCTAAGTGCTTCGGTATCTTTGTGTCTGACAAAATGCTTATCCTCCTTGAAGTAAATCTAGTTTTGCTCTGAGTGCCTTGACATCCTCCCACGTCTCTTTTCGGGGCTGCATTTCTCCCGGCCTGTGCAGAAGGTAGCTCGGGTGATACATCGGCAGAAGGTCTATCCCACGCCACGTTGTCCACTTTCCGCGAAGTTTCGTGATGCCCGCTGAAGTCTTCAGGAGCGTCTTCGTCGAAATGTTGCCCATCGTTACCACTACATAGGGATGAAGCAACGCAAGCTGTGCCTCGAGGTAATCACTGCACGAAATTATCTCTATGAGTTCAGGGTTTCGGTTGTCCGGCGGACGGCACTTCACGACGTTCATGACGTACACAGAACTTCTTGGGATGCCCGCGCCCTTCTCCAGAATGTTCGTCAACAGCTGGCCTGCAGGACCAACAAACGGCCTGCCCTGCTCGTCCTCTTTTTCGCCGGGAGCTTCGCCGACGATTACGCACTTCGCGTTCACCGGGCCTTCCCCGAAGACGGCGCGATGCCGCTCCGCACAGAGAGGGCATTTCGTGCAAACTTCGACTTTTTCGCGCAGTTCCTCCCACGCTGATGTTATGTCCGTAATCATAAGAATATCTCGTTGACGCGGATGTTGACCTTGCGGACTTCCATGCCGGTGAAGTAGCTCAGGCTCGAACGCAGCCTTCTCTGTAACGTCTTGGCGATTGACAGCGCGCTCATCGTCCCCAAGTTGAGGTCTATCTCTATGTTGAGCTCTATCTTGTCGTCGTCGGTGTCTAGGTCTATCTCGCGTATCTTTCTGACGTGCCCGCCCTGCTCAAGCAACATCCGGCACATCTCGAGGATTGCTTCTGCCTCTATCGTTACCTTGCCGTTGAAGCTGAACAGCGGGCGAACTATCGTGTTCTTAGAGCCGTCGCGCTTGAACAGTCCCTTTATCTGGCTCACCAGCTTGCCCGCAAAGTTCTGCTGTATCTGCGCCTTCGCCACAGGGACTACGTGCTGCTTCTTCTCGCGGCGTTCACGGAGGGCGGCCTCTATCTCCTCGCCCGTCGCAATGTCCGTAATCTCGATTATCTTCACGGGATGGTTCAGGCCTAGACGGGTGATTATCTTGTCTATCATGCCTTCGGACGTGGCTAGAATCATTATCTTTTCGGGCGGATGCTTCGTGAGGTAACGGACTACTTCGTCGCGGTGGTCGGGGTACTCGAAGATTGCACGCTTTATCGCACGCAGACGGTTAATCTCGGACTTCGCGCTCCGGCCGGCCATTATTCGTCCGCGTGAAATCACCAGCCCATCGTCTATGATGAAGTCTATCCCGTTCTGCCTGGCTACGTGGGTTGCTCGGTGGCTCTTGCCCGTCCCCGCAGGCCCGACGAACGCATAAACCTCAATGCTCTCCAACGCGTCAGACAAGCTCAACCTCCGCGCCTAATGCCCGTAATTTCTCGTCGATAGCTTCATAGCCGCGCCACACGTGAACCATGTCGTCAACGGTGGTTTCTCCCTCAGCGGCAAGACCGGCGATGATTAACGCAGCTCCTGCACGCAAATCCGTAGCCTTAACGCCCGCTCCCTGAAGATGATTAACGCCCCTGATTATCGCTACATCGCGCGAAATCTGGATGTCTGCCCCCATTCGGTTGAGCTCTTGAGCATAGAGAAACCGTGCCTGAAACACGCTCTCTTCAATCGTGCTCACTCCGCGCGAGATTGAGAGTGCGGCGGCCATCTGGGGCTGACTGTCTGTCGGGAAACCGGGGTACGGCATTGTCTTTATCGATACGGGGTGAAGTTTGCGCTTGGAAGGGAAAATCTCTA
Coding sequences:
- the uppS gene encoding di-trans,poly-cis-decaprenylcistransferase; its protein translation is MSDTKIPKHLAIILDGNGRWAKRRNLPRLMGHRAGLRKLEDMVRLVKREGIRYFSVYAFSTENWNRPVMEVTGLMRLFDYYLRRKVDEVKAEGARIRFCGRKDRIPDVLRERMAWAEDYTKDEKILDFILCINYGGRAEILDAVNDLMASGHSGQVTEPDLRAHFYLPDVPDPDLIIRTSGELRLSNFWLWESAYSEYYFTDIHWPDFGEAELKKALADYAGRERRYGGLKS
- a CDS encoding uracil-DNA glycosylase translates to MITDITSAWEELREKVEVCTKCPLCAERHRAVFGEGPVNAKCVIVGEAPGEKEDEQGRPFVGPAGQLLTNILEKGAGIPRSSVYVMNVVKCRPPDNRNPELIEIISCSDYLEAQLALLHPYVVVTMGNISTKTLLKTSAGITKLRGKWTTWRGIDLLPMYHPSYLLHRPGEMQPRKETWEDVKALRAKLDLLQGG